The Rhodobacter sp. CZR27 genome includes a window with the following:
- the trpE gene encoding anthranilate synthase component I produces MPLVTTFDSFERGWNAGQNQLVYARLTADLDTPVSLMLKLAEARTDTFMLESVTGGEVRGRYSVVGMKPDLIWQCHGQESRINREARFDRLAFQPLEGHPLDTLRALIAESRIEMPADLPPIAAGLFGYLGYDTIRLVEHLPDVNPDPLGLPDAVLMRPSVVAVLDGVKGEVTVVAPAWVSSGLSARAAYAQAAERVMDALRDLDRAPPAQRDFGEVATVGEMRSNFTHEGYKAAVEKAKEYIRAGDIFQVVPSQRWSQEFKLPPFALYRSLRKTNPSPFLFFFNFGGFQVIGASPEILVRLRDGQVTIRPIAGTRKRGATPEEDRALEADLLADKKELAEHLMLLDLGRNDVGRVAKIGTVRPTEKFIIERYSHVMHIVSNVVGEIAEGHDALSALLAGLPAGTVSGAPKVRAMEIIDELEPEKRGVYGGGVGYFAANGEMDFCIALRTAVLKDETLYIQSGGGVVYDSDPEAEYQETVNKAMALRRAAEDAGLFARRNGNA; encoded by the coding sequence GTGCCGCTCGTGACGACCTTCGACTCCTTCGAGCGCGGCTGGAATGCCGGGCAGAACCAGCTGGTCTATGCCCGGCTGACCGCGGATCTCGACACGCCCGTGTCGCTGATGCTGAAGCTGGCCGAGGCGCGGACCGACACCTTCATGCTCGAGTCGGTGACCGGCGGTGAGGTGCGCGGGCGCTACTCGGTCGTGGGCATGAAGCCCGACCTGATCTGGCAGTGCCACGGGCAGGAAAGCCGGATCAACCGCGAGGCGCGCTTCGACCGGCTTGCGTTCCAGCCGCTCGAGGGGCATCCGCTCGACACGCTGCGCGCGCTGATCGCGGAAAGCCGGATCGAGATGCCGGCCGACCTACCGCCGATCGCGGCGGGCCTGTTCGGCTACCTCGGCTACGACACGATCCGGCTCGTGGAGCATCTGCCGGACGTGAACCCCGATCCGCTCGGCCTGCCCGACGCGGTGCTGATGCGGCCCTCGGTCGTGGCGGTGCTCGATGGCGTGAAGGGCGAGGTGACGGTGGTCGCACCCGCCTGGGTCTCCTCCGGCCTCTCGGCACGGGCCGCCTACGCGCAGGCCGCGGAGCGGGTGATGGACGCGCTGCGCGACCTCGACCGTGCGCCGCCCGCGCAACGGGACTTCGGCGAGGTGGCCACCGTGGGCGAGATGCGGTCGAACTTCACGCACGAGGGTTACAAGGCCGCTGTCGAGAAGGCGAAGGAATACATCCGCGCCGGCGACATCTTCCAGGTCGTCCCGTCGCAGCGCTGGTCGCAGGAATTCAAGCTGCCGCCCTTCGCGCTCTACCGCAGCTTGCGCAAGACCAACCCGTCGCCCTTCCTGTTCTTCTTCAACTTCGGCGGCTTCCAGGTCATCGGGGCGAGCCCCGAGATCCTCGTGCGGCTGCGCGACGGCCAGGTAACGATCCGCCCGATCGCCGGCACCCGCAAGCGCGGCGCGACCCCCGAGGAGGACCGCGCGCTCGAGGCGGACCTGCTCGCCGACAAGAAGGAACTGGCCGAGCATCTGATGCTTCTCGACCTCGGCCGCAACGACGTGGGCCGCGTGGCGAAGATCGGCACCGTGCGCCCGACCGAGAAGTTCATCATCGAGCGCTACAGCCACGTCATGCACATCGTCTCGAACGTGGTGGGCGAGATCGCGGAGGGCCATGACGCGCTGTCGGCGCTGCTGGCGGGTCTGCCCGCGGGCACCGTCTCCGGCGCGCCGAAGGTCCGCGCGATGGAGATCATCGACGAGCTGGAGCCGGAGAAGCGCGGCGTCTATGGCGGCGGCGTCGGCTATTTCGCGGCGAACGGCGAGATGGACTTCTGCATCGCGCTGCGCACGGCCGTCCTGAAGGACGAAACGCTCTACATCCAGTCGGGCGGCGGCGTGGTCTATGACAGCGACCCCGAGGCCGAGTATCAGGAGACGGTGAACAAGGCGATGGCGCTGCGGCGCGCCGCCGAGGATGCGGGGCTCTTTGCCCGCCGCAACGGCAATGCCTGA
- a CDS encoding aminodeoxychorismate/anthranilate synthase component II — MLLLIDNYDSFTYNLVHYLGELGAEVDVRRNDALDVQAAMALHPDAIVLSPGPCDPAAAGICLPLTAAAAEAKIPLLGVCLGHQTIGEAFGGKVVRCHEIVHGKMGTMHHSGKGVFTGLPSPFLATRYHSLVVEREGLPDCLEVTAWLEDGTIMGLRHKTLPIEGVQFHPESIASEHGHQMLRNFLDSSRVGAPA; from the coding sequence ATGCTGCTTCTCATCGACAACTACGACAGCTTCACCTACAACCTCGTGCATTATCTGGGGGAACTCGGGGCGGAGGTCGACGTGCGCCGCAACGACGCGCTCGACGTGCAGGCCGCGATGGCGCTGCATCCCGATGCCATCGTGCTCTCGCCCGGCCCCTGCGACCCCGCCGCCGCCGGCATCTGCCTGCCGCTGACCGCCGCCGCAGCCGAGGCGAAGATCCCGCTGCTCGGCGTCTGCCTCGGCCACCAGACCATCGGCGAGGCTTTCGGCGGCAAGGTCGTCCGCTGCCACGAGATCGTGCACGGCAAGATGGGCACGATGCATCACAGCGGAAAGGGCGTCTTCACGGGGCTGCCCTCGCCCTTCCTCGCCACCCGCTACCACAGCCTGGTGGTCGAGCGGGAAGGCCTGCCCGACTGCCTCGAAGTCACCGCCTGGCTCGAGGACGGCACGATCATGGGCCTGCGCCACAAGACGCTGCCGATCGAGGGCGTGCAGTTCCACCCCGAAAGCATCGCCTCCGAGCACGGCCACCAGATGCTGCGCAACTTCCTCGACAGCTCCCGCGTCGGAGCGCCGGCATGA
- the trpD gene encoding anthranilate phosphoribosyltransferase, whose translation MSDRLKPLIGTAASRPLTREEAELAFECLFEGEATPAQMGGLLMALRTRGETVDEYAAAASVMRSKCVKVRAPHGAIDIVGTGGDGKGTLNISTATAFVVAGAGVPVAKHGNRNLSSKSGAADALTEMGLNVMVGPEVVEECLMEAGIGFMMAPMHHPAMRHVGPVRAELGTRTIFNILGPLTNPAGVKRQLTGAFSAALIRPMAEVLRALGSERAWLVHGGDGTDELSISAPSKVAALEGGQIREFELHPEEAGLPVHPFEAIVGGSPAENAAAFRALLDGAPGAYRDAVLLNSAAALVVAEKAQTLGDGVALAMESILSGAAKAKVAVLGRITNAG comes from the coding sequence ATGAGCGACCGCCTGAAGCCGCTGATCGGCACCGCCGCCAGCCGCCCGCTGACCCGCGAGGAAGCCGAACTCGCCTTCGAATGCCTGTTCGAGGGGGAGGCCACGCCCGCGCAGATGGGCGGCCTGCTGATGGCGCTGCGCACGCGCGGCGAGACGGTGGACGAATACGCCGCCGCCGCCAGCGTCATGCGCTCGAAATGCGTGAAGGTGCGCGCGCCGCATGGCGCGATCGACATCGTCGGCACAGGGGGCGACGGCAAGGGCACGCTGAACATCTCGACCGCGACGGCCTTCGTCGTGGCCGGCGCGGGCGTGCCGGTGGCCAAGCACGGCAACCGGAACCTCTCGTCCAAGTCGGGCGCGGCGGATGCGCTGACCGAGATGGGCCTCAATGTCATGGTCGGCCCCGAGGTGGTCGAGGAATGCCTGATGGAGGCCGGGATCGGCTTCATGATGGCGCCGATGCACCACCCCGCCATGCGCCACGTCGGCCCGGTGCGGGCGGAACTGGGAACGCGGACGATCTTCAACATCCTCGGCCCGCTGACCAACCCCGCCGGGGTGAAGCGCCAGCTGACCGGCGCCTTCTCGGCCGCGCTGATCCGGCCGATGGCCGAGGTGCTGCGCGCCCTCGGCTCGGAACGGGCCTGGCTCGTGCATGGCGGCGACGGCACGGACGAGTTGTCGATCTCGGCCCCCTCGAAGGTCGCGGCGCTCGAAGGCGGCCAGATCCGCGAGTTCGAGCTGCACCCCGAGGAGGCCGGCCTGCCGGTCCACCCGTTCGAGGCGATCGTCGGCGGCAGCCCTGCCGAAAATGCGGCAGCCTTCCGCGCGCTGCTTGACGGGGCGCCGGGCGCCTATCGCGACGCGGTGCTGCTGAACTCCGCCGCGGCTCTGGTCGTTGCAGAGAAGGCGCAGACGCTCGGGGACGGGGTCGCGCTTGCGATGGAAAGCATCCTGTCCGGCGCCGCCAAGGCCAAGGTGGCAGTTCTGGGCCGGATCACAAACGCCGGCTGA
- a CDS encoding divergent polysaccharide deacetylase family protein: MLAQAAAPEGEPAAPAGTGQDLPRLLEPDPPGAPGDPAASRLPRIGEPSPEAAPAPEVADLPPIRRHARPFENAQKKPLFSILLRDTGGPDLDREALCALPFPVTFVIDPQAPDAATAASMYRAAGHEVLMLATGIPDGAQPSDIEVTLEAAATALPEAVGLIDLPQAGFQSARSLSTQVVQILEAQGRGLVTHDRGLNAADQVARREGLPTALVFRNLDAEGAQVADIRRTLDRAAFKAAQEGQVTVYGETRPETVQGLIEWTVEGRADSVALAPVTAVMR; the protein is encoded by the coding sequence ATGCTGGCGCAGGCCGCGGCCCCCGAGGGCGAGCCTGCCGCGCCGGCCGGCACCGGGCAGGACCTGCCGCGACTGCTGGAACCCGATCCGCCGGGGGCGCCCGGCGATCCCGCCGCCTCGCGGCTGCCGCGGATCGGCGAGCCTTCGCCCGAAGCCGCGCCCGCGCCTGAGGTGGCCGACCTGCCGCCGATCCGGCGCCACGCCCGCCCGTTCGAGAATGCGCAGAAGAAGCCGCTGTTCTCGATCCTCCTCCGCGACACCGGTGGGCCCGACCTCGACCGCGAGGCGCTGTGCGCCTTGCCCTTCCCCGTCACCTTCGTGATCGACCCGCAGGCCCCCGATGCCGCGACGGCTGCAAGCATGTATCGCGCGGCCGGACACGAGGTGCTGATGCTTGCCACCGGCATTCCCGACGGTGCGCAGCCCTCCGACATCGAGGTGACGCTGGAGGCGGCGGCCACGGCGCTGCCCGAGGCTGTCGGCCTGATCGACCTGCCGCAGGCCGGCTTCCAGTCCGCCCGCAGCCTCTCTACCCAGGTGGTCCAGATCCTCGAGGCGCAGGGCAGGGGCCTCGTCACGCATGACCGCGGCCTGAACGCCGCCGATCAGGTCGCCCGGCGCGAGGGGCTGCCGACCGCGCTGGTGTTCCGCAATCTCGACGCCGAGGGCGCTCAGGTGGCCGACATCCGCCGCACGCTCGACCGGGCGGCCTTCAAGGCCGCGCAGGAAGGGCAGGTGACGGTCTATGGCGAAACGCGGCCCGAGACCGTGCAGGGCCTGATCGAATGGACCGTGGAGGGCCGGGCGGATTCGGTCGCCCTTGCCCCGGTCACCGCGGTGATGCGCTAG